A region of Vitis riparia cultivar Riparia Gloire de Montpellier isolate 1030 chromosome 12, EGFV_Vit.rip_1.0, whole genome shotgun sequence DNA encodes the following proteins:
- the LOC117926069 gene encoding secreted RxLR effector protein 161-like — MVGCKPSNTPMDPFNKIGSKEDMVAVDKGRYQRLVGRLIYLSHTRPDISFAVSMVSQFMNNPTEEHQEAVYRILRYLKMTPGKGLFFKRVASRDVEIFSDADWAGSLTDRRSTSGYCTYVWGNLVTWRSKKQSVVARSSAEAEVRAMAHGICEGIWLKRLLEELQLAPHGPMKLMCGNQAVISIAKNPVHHDRTKHVEIDRHFIKEKTEQKIIEVDYIPT, encoded by the coding sequence ATGGTTGGATGCAAACCCTCtaatactcctatggatccatTCAACAAGATAGGCTCAAAAGAAGATATGGTTGCTGTTGACAAGGGAAGATATCAAAGACTAGTTGGAAGGTTAATCTACTTATCACACACAAGACCTGACATCAGCTTTGCAGTGAGTATGGTTAGTCAATTTATGAACAATCCCACCGAAGAACATCAAGAAGCCGTATATAGGATACTACGCTACTTAAAGATGACTCCAGGTAAAGGATTATTCTTCAAAAGAGTGGCAAGTCGTGACGTGGAGATCTTctcagatgcagattgggctggttCCTTAACAGATAGAAGGTCTACTTCAGGTTATTGTACCTATGTCTGGGGCAATCTAGTTACTTGGAGGAGTAAAAAGCAATCGGTTGTGGCACGCAGCAGTGCAGAAGCGGAAGTTCGTGCCATGGCCCATGGAATTTGTGAAGGGATATGGTTAAAAAGGCTGCTTGAAGAACTCCAGCTCGCTCCTCACGGACCTATGAAGTTGATGTGTGGCAATCAAGCAGTAATCAGCATCGCAAAAAATCCAGTCCATCACGATCGAACCAAACATGTTGAGATTGATCGTCACTTCATCAAAGAGAAGACAGAGCAAAAGATCATAGAAGTGGACTACATCCCTACATGA